From the genome of Athalia rosae chromosome 3, iyAthRosa1.1, whole genome shotgun sequence:
TGGTTCCTCTAGAGAATACAAAAATCGTGTGTGTTCATTTGAAATCGAGGAAATTGAAGTAAACTCGTATAAAACGTAAAATGGGACGCAAGATTCCTGGTAAAAAGCATAGAGGAGTGAAAGACCCTCTGAAGCAGCAAGCAAAGCGTCTGTCCGAGTAAATATCGCTCCTaaataattcaacatttttaggTTGTGTTTATGATTAACACATGTTTTATTTACAGGCTAACTACCAAGATAAATGCACCCCCTCGCGACAAAGATGAACAGGCGATTCcaaaaagtttggaaaaggTAATCAAACTAAAGGAGAAAGTAAAGGATggaaaagtaacaaaaaaaaaatcaaaaaataaaaagaaaaaaaatcagctcaTTGTAATGGGCGAGTATAATCCTAAATTGCCTCATCCTAATTCGAAACCCGAAAAAGTGATCCCAGTATTTTCCCAAAATCCAAACGAAAGCGGACGAGCATTTCTCAATAGAGTTAACTCTGAGACACAAGCTTTCATAAACGAAActgtgtttgaaaataaatacggTGTTGAAGTCAAACGGAATGCAGCTACAGGGAATATCGAAGGATTGACAAAGAAACCCAAGGACGAAATTGATGAGCTCAtgagattgaaaatgaaacaccaaaatacaaaaaagaaaaagaaaaagataactGAACCAGTAATCAAGTTAACTAAGgctcagaaaaaaaagcagaaactGGAGATGAAGAAGGCAAGGAAACTACAGGACGATGTGgatgaatttaaaatattcaagGAAAAAGTGGAGTTTGGGGATGTAGTCCACGCACCACCAGAGTTTACAACGAGGCCTCATAAAGCTGATGCTTCTACAACTGAGCGGGTAATTATTTGCTTAATCCATTTCACTGTATTATTTCTAATCGTATAAATACTTCCATAGCCCGGTCGGCGGAATTTATTACTTGACTCGTTTTTCAAGAGCAAAAACAATGCTACGGAAAATGTTTCAAGTGGTAACACAGTTGATAGATCAGGGAAACGTAAGGATCTACCAGTAGGGGAAAGGAGACAGTTGGAAGCACGACAAAAGGAAGCTATATCTGCTTATCGAATGCTTAAGCTCAAAAACAATCCACCTAGTTTATGATGGCGGGGCACTGGTACACTACCCTGATCGGTATTTGTATTtcaatatataaaaaaagccTTTTTAATGCGTACttgtataaattaaattgaTTTATTGAAGATCAACTGTAATTACATGAGGATATTCACAGAGCCTGTGTTTTTTGAACATCATTCTTGATCGTCATCTACACACACTGTCTTTGTCATAAAAAATATGCTAATTTCGATTCTTCTGAAGgttttttatttggttttaGGTCCACCAAACCAAGGTGCTAATTCTTCTTATCAAATATGACAAACGAGAGATTGACGTTCGTGTTTTCATGTGCATCAAAATTATGAATCCCTGTCCATACTTGGATTTAATGTGAACGACGAATCACGTTAGAAGGTAATTAAACCCACATTAAGGTGGAATAGAAATTTATCCAGTTGTCCATACAAATGGCTCTAATCGTTCATCAACAGGCAATAAATTATTAAGCGTTTCTAAGCTCTCTAAAGTTTGATTAAGTTGCATGTGGCACTTATTCAACTGTCTGCTAAGATCGTGTACCTTATTTAACTGTTCAgcaaacttagaaaatttcttttgtctTTCAACAGCTATGCTCAAAATTTTAGTAACTTCTGCATCGATGTTCGTACACAATGCAGATTGTTCCGCTGCCACCATTTGTGCATTTGTATTCAAATGATGCTGGTATCTTGCGCATAGATTAAATAATCCAATAGGGTCGAGTCTTTCTAAAACCTCGGGATCCCTCACACCAGGTGGCAGATTCAAAGTGCCTCTCATGATAGGTAAAAACATTGGTATATTCTGTAACTTCACTAAATCGACATCCTTGTCTGCGCTTGGTTCAGAAACAGCGGGTTTTACAACAACAATGTTGTGCGCTTTATCCGACAAAGTCTTTCTGTGTCCAATGGCACTAAGACTAGATTTCTTCTTTGACAATTCCTGTGTTCCGAGGCTTTTTCCCCTCTGCAACTGAGTCTGTTTATTTGTCATCTTTGGAGAATCGCCTATCGGTCGATTCACAGTATAGGATATATAGGGCAGGTCCGAGTCGGAGCAAATGCTGGGACCGGGACTGGTACATCTTGGTGGTGTATCCTCTGGAAGTCCTTCACGATTGGGAACACTTTTCCCTCGTCTGAGTTGAGCCGTTCGTGTTCTGTCATTATCTGAGCCTGGCAATCCTACGCTGTGAGAACTCTGCTCGGATCCCATCTTGGAAGTGATTATTACTGTGAATTGACCCTTGACAGATATATTTAGCAATTGATATTAAGTGGTGTATACACGACTGAGCACGTATGCTAAAAATACAGGTCTCTGGTCCCTTAACGAATGAGATTGAACTCATCATCTGATTTCATGATTACTCTTTCACTTTTCAGCTGTTGCCATACAAAAAGGACCCCAGAATTATGAAGTCTAGCTGTCAAAGTCTAGTCAGATGATAGCGTAGATGAATACACACCGCACACAAGTTATGACGTCCGAATTTGTCCGATGATTATCCATCGTCATCTAGTGGACGTCCTTCAAAGCGCTAAGGTCGATGGGAAGAATGTCTGAAAGCTCGAATAGATGGCGGGTGAGTAGCTTTCAACTTGAATTTGAATTGGGTGTGCATCGTTGCAGATTCTGCGTAATTCTAATCTTCAAATTCACAACTGTTGGTTGTAACAAATAATATATTGCAGCTTCTCTTCATCAGCAAGGTATCTTTATAGAATAATTAGCTTCacctgtaaaaattttctttattttttctccccgtgaAATTAATGCGGAAACGGTGGAGTTAGCGTCGAGGGGAGAAGCGGaggatatgaataataattattcagtttCGTAACGAAACATTATCAGAACACGACGCATTTACTTACCGTCTCGAAAACCCGGCAATAATAAAGAGCTCTTGGAGAGAATCATATAATGTATTCCAAGATAACCACACCGATAATATGTAAAGTATAgtaaaatatacgtgtaaacCGAACAAGTATGACGGGTAAATATTTATGGACATCAAGCTACGAAAATACGCTAGATTTGTAAATAAGAATATTACAACCGTATAAAACTTCGATCGTTCCCTATTTCGAGTTTAGCGAATAgatgaattgaatttcgtGTGCCTCATCTATGTAACCGCAAATCTAATTCCAAACTCAGTCTGCCGATTTTACTTATCTACATAGATCTTTTTTTGCCTACGATATCGGAATATCTTGCACCACAGAGATGCCATTACCGTTGCATCTATACAAGATCTATATCTAATTGTATAATATCATTCGCGTAGAGCAACGGTCgagtttttcgttcgctttttttcctcacccaTTTCCATTTCGTATAGATATCTGCCACAATCAGATCATATCTTTTCAGATTTACATGCGATTTTACGCGTGCTAAAAAATATCGTGGTACAgatctggaattttttttcctttacgtATGCATCGAAACAGCCTCGACTCTCgtcgaaatttccgaaatagatgaataaatattttattcaagcaGGTATTAAACAGTCGCGTGAAATGGATTCGcgattttataaaattgtcTGTTTGGGTACATAACGTAGTTTCACCTGAAGCAAGCCAATTGCAATATTTCATAATCGTTTGTAAtcattgtaattttccaactcTTAATCAAAACTGATTAtaggtttttatttcatctagtGTTGAGAGCCAGAACAGTGTCTCCTACAAAAGTTTAGTAATTATTTGAGATTGAATTTGCTTCGGAAGTTCAATGATATTCTCtatcgttttactttttcaaggAACACGGTCTTATCGCAGATGAAACATCTCGACAAAATTTAAGCGTATTTTTGTGttggtattttcttttttctatctgcAATGAATATTATAAAGCACGTCTGGGATAAGTTATAGCTTAggttttgaataattcgaaagGAACGTAATCTTTAACGTCACGTAGTTATTGAGGAATATAAAACGCACTTCCGTTTGTGTGTTTAACGGTTTTATCATGAAAACCACGCGCAATATGGCCGTTCCAAAGTCCATAAAAATCAGTTGAGCTGCATGAAGCGTCGCGCCAGTCCTGCAGCTTCAGACACTAGATATGAATGACGATTGTTgtcaataatatcaataaactGGCAATCAGATAGTGGTCATCTTTGAAACCGTTCGTTCAATTATTCTCGGAATATATCTCTCGAACTTCACCTAAACTACTGAATTttcctttgaattttataacgcattagagagaaaaaaaaaattcattacatAATAGGATGACAAACataaatttcacgtatatGAATCAACTTCTCGCATCGAGAATTATCGTCGTAGTTGCAAACtcagataaataaaataaaaaatacggaaAACAGGAACAGGATATTGTCGCGGAACGAGCTCTTTAAGATTTTGACAAACACCATCATCATATACAAACTATATATACCCCGATCAGTTTagaaacttttcgaaaagTCGTTGaatagtatacctatacacccaTCTGGAAAATAGTTTTCTTTACTTGCAGAGAAACAAAGAACAGCAGTTTGTTCGCAGTTTTATAgctaaaaaaagcaaaaagaaaaatcagaaaaagcGTGTATAGCCAAGGCGTTTCCCCATTTcggtcctttttttcatttatttattcattttagtttatttttcttttgattattTCGACGACACATCTGTAAACTCCAAGGTGATCGGGGGAGCGGTGCAAGGTATGCGCGATTCGTGTTGCGGTGTTACAAGTTTCCAAGTCATTACGTTTTCTATACCTATAGAGAGCGATGGGGGGAGGGTTCAGGGTGAGTTTGTTTCCGTGGCGCAATTTCAATTTAATGTCCTCAAGGCTcgtgtgtttattttttttatttttttttatctttcgcaGCTCCTCTTTCAGTTCACCGTACATAAGTACCTACTCGCCGCTGTTTTCAAAGCGATTTTTATCGCTAGATTGCAACTTGAAGCGAACAGTATAACAAACTTTTGCATATGTAGTTATGTATTCATCATATACTCCACCCCTGAAAGGAGTGAACGACGGTGCGGAGGATCAGAAAGTATACATCGCAGGGTCAGATGGTCAACGTTCGCTCCGACGTCCGCAGGgatgaacttttttctttatctttcctTCAAAATgaccgaagaaagaaaagaaaaggaaaaggcaCGCAGATAATGTGTGCGGCGTGTATATGCGTACAAAGATACAAGGCGTAGGACACTCCGtgtagaaatagaaaagattAGAGATAGAGGACAGAAAAATACGTTCAAAGTTTACATAGAACGTACAACGTCGAACGGAGGGGCTGTCACGCTCGGTATGCCCCACGTGATctggaattatttttgcattttatcAATCATATTTCTGTTTGTCGCGTCCTTCTGCTTCCGAATGATCGACATCCGGAAGTTGTTCGAGTCGCAGTAGAGTGGCGGGTATTAATAATGTCATAAAATTGTAGGAACCGAGTAGCCGCAGCAGCCAGCAGCGGAATTGTTGAGGGCGTCGCGTCGCACGGAGGGCGAAAAATAGGAGACAAGCGCGACGCCGATAACGCACGACCACTATCAAAGTGACGATGGTGGGGGAAGTTTTGCGGGTTCGGTTACTTCCAAGTTAGTGAGCATCGAGCTCTCCTGGTGAACGGTTGAATTTGCGACGCTCTTGCGGAGAAACTCCATAACCACGTGCGTCACGTGCTGTTTGTAATTGGTCGTGagttttttcctcaatttgtTTACGGAAGTTGGAAAGTGTCAATTTGTTCGtgatttattataaaaaaagaaataaccgCGAATAACCCTAGCTGTTTTATACAACGcgtataaaataacaaaaaaaaaaatacacccggTGTGTAATTTTAACTGTTAAGTAATCGTCACGTGTTAAGTAAACATATTTTACTCGATGAGTTGTTCCCATAAACCAAACACATCTCCACGTATCTCGCTCTGTGACGTTTTGCAATCTGTACAGACGTGAAATATATCTAATATCTACAACTGAAGAGATTCGATATAATTGTCGGCAGTTTCCGATCACGTGATCCTATATtttgaaaggaaagaaactAAAGGGAATGTTCAAATTCCTTTCgatttcgtttgaaaagaagaaataaaatcgctCCACGAAAACCGCGGTTTTAGATTCCCGGATCACATGTGTaaacatttttgaataaagaattcaaaaaacgagaagaataaTATAAACTGACGAGGAACGAATCGGAAACCAAGGAACGGAGTACGATATGACGAATATCATTTCACGATTCGTgagttcaatttcaaataattccatcAATCTCTGAACGCATTCTGCACGAATTACGCCACTCTCACATGTTGTTTATCCCGCGACGATCATCCGTAAGTGTTTCGTTAATAGAAAAGCGTCGTGATAGTTTATTCGCGCAATTGAAccgatcaatcaatcgatcagtTTGGAACGACCTCGCAACACTTGGGGCtttactcgatcattttttcctttcgtcttTTATTGCTCTTTATCTAAATTGCAAATCAAACGGTCTTTAGCAACCTCGtgttttcattctccttttttcatcaaaaattattttcttaacttttttttttttttattatcagtcTTTTGGATCATTTCGttcgcgttcgaaaaattgaaaaacttttcatttccgtAGACCAATCGGTCTCCATTGCTTTTGCGCATGCGATTCACGCGCCAAATAATTcgcaatttattatttctagcCTCGACGTCGTACGTCGtgcaatttttaattgtaACCGGAGTCTGTTTGCTCGTATTGTATAGCCTATTGTAGCTGGTGTATCAATATCGGTGGCAGTAATAACTTGCACGGAAAATTAGTACcgttgaatagaaaatagattTGAAACAATTGCAATCGCGGCGTTGCACGGCGGTAATTTCGAATCGAGCGCTCGGCGTGTAATcggaacgataaaaaaataaaatccgaatcaataattatgaaataaataaattccgaGTTCTAATTGCTCGTGTCAGAGTACACTCGGTTCTCGATccatcgtttttcttttcctgtcaatttttttctcactttttttcaagagtgaaaaaaaaattcaaacccggatttttttttgtgtttcagaTATAATATTCATTGCAGTTTACGGTGTCggaataaattctttttttttttcctctcagaacGCGTTATCACGTGCCGCAGTGCTCGATCGTGAAAGTTATCATtttaaaaacgtgaaaaaaataagtaagaaaaaaatattcgcgcgTATATTCGTACGAAAATTTAAACGCGAGTCGCACGGAGAATataaatacaatatttatcTACATAGGTAACTCGAAAAGTAAgtcaaagtaaaagaaaatcatcgtcatcttctgcttcttgttcttcttcttgcgGTTGGAAATAGCGTTTCGAAAATAGTGTCGTTGCTAAATTCTAATTCCGACAGTCAACCGTGTATCTTACATAAGACGATAGCGAGGCCGAAATCATCCGAACgagaagctgctgctgctgctgctgctgctgccgctactACTAAACCGaactgtatatacatatgtacgagaAATCTTCGTCGCACCTTGAAAAATTCGACAGCAAATTTACCAGGTAAATAATAAACGGCATTGAACGCACGCCGCTTTGTAAATTTCGAACTGACGCATCCGACCCACTAATCGCAAAACGCAAGATTTTCCAGAATTCTTATCAAATTCGTTTCTCGTGTTTTCTTTGTGtacttttatttgtttttttttttttcattttcgtttcgaaactCTTCGATGCAGCTGCAACGCGCCCTTGACCATGGAACATGTTTTTCGTTAacgttggtatttttttttcttcgtctcctaCTTTCAACTTCTAAAATTCTAAATGTGGGCAGAGGTGACGCGAATTTTACACAGGAAgaagcgtcgcgtcgcgatcTTAGTTTTATCGTAAATAATCCAAAGCAGATAAGTCCTAGCCGATGGAAAGTTTTTCGTCATCTCGTCGCGATGTCgtagaaggaaaagagaatttcacatgtattttttttatcatcttacAAACTGAACAATAACAACGCGCAatttataaacaaataaaaaaaggaagagcaTAAactaaatgatgaaaaattgttgatctATACGATTCCCGCAGGCGCTTATCGAATACACCTTTATACGGAGCGCAACgttctcgatttttccaatGAAACGATTCGACGTGGGAAATTTGAACGGGTGCGATGTCGTGCTTTGGGGTgtgttaaaaataatatttaaccAATTGAACGTCTATGTGCATATACGCGTACGCATTGTAAGtacataagaaaataaaaaataataaacatgtTTTTCCGAGTCGAAAAGTAATCGCATTGAAAATAACTCGACGGCACCGTGGAGAGAACCGCCTTGCGAATATCCACCTTGCGGATCATCGGCCGCGAGCTATAATAGCTCGGCTATTACACCAgatgattgaattttctttcctccgttcgcttattccttttttccgattttgtAACGTTTAACACAGAGCATTCCGGAACGGATCGGATCGAGtccacgtacgcgtgtattgtgtaaattttttatcgagtatacataatttttttttttttctttttctttttctcaccgcTTATCGCGGATACGCCGCGGAATGGTATTTGAacgcataatttttattttatcatcgatcTCCCCGTCAACATTGTTACAGATGGTCGCCACccgcgtatattataatatctcaGACTTTATGGAAAACAGGCAACGTAGATCTTGGGCAAATATAATGCCGAACAGAACCGCATCGGTAAACATTAATCGTTTATAAGTGACGCTGAAATTTCTCATCGCGAGTTAGTCGGTGCCTCGTTTTCGAACGGTTAGGaggttgtttgaaaaaagtgcTCGTCGACAGTGGGTTCAATTTTTGAGTTTTATTTGgttttggttttggtttttttttttttattgccccCGTtttggccccccccccccccccccgcaatAATCAAGGTACGGTGCGATCGTCGCCAAATTCACACTTCCACCGCAcggaaattctttttccttcctaCTCGTTCTCACGcgtaagaaaaattggaggatTTTTTTCGCCGACATTAATTCTCTCGTATAGAGCGCATCGCGAACCCCATCCGACACACATTCATCCCGGCGATTATAATTGTCTCGCAAACACGCGATCCTATTTTATTCGAGACGAATATGCGCTCGCGGGGTACGTGATCATAATTtcaagaaaaatggagaaccatcgtttttattttttgctgctCGGGTATAGCGTTCGccttccatttttcgaattttcgaacaaaacgCTCGGCAGGACGTGTATGGGGGTAAATTTATTCATGCGATGATATCAGCCCGAATTTTTGTAATACACGTCGTTATCTCGTCGGCTGCCAGGTGGCACATACACAGTTATCATTCGCTATTGTTTTCTCGTCTCATCGCGAACAtcgcggaaattttttgacaacTCTCCGTCGTCTCGCGTCGCGTTGTCTCCGTTTCAAGGCGATACTAGTTGTCTTAGAATTTATAGCGGTAGCGGCACCGTGGTTTGTTATAAATACGATAAGATACGATACGATTGACCGAAAACTTCTCGTTACGTTATTCCTATAGAGTCGGTCGgcgttcttctcatttttcattattctgcttccc
Proteins encoded in this window:
- the LOC105685523 gene encoding coiled-coil domain-containing protein 137, which produces MGRKIPGKKHRGVKDPLKQQAKRLSELTTKINAPPRDKDEQAIPKSLEKVIKLKEKVKDGKVTKKKSKNKKKKNQLIVMGEYNPKLPHPNSKPEKVIPVFSQNPNESGRAFLNRVNSETQAFINETVFENKYGVEVKRNAATGNIEGLTKKPKDEIDELMRLKMKHQNTKKKKKKITEPVIKLTKAQKKKQKLEMKKARKLQDDVDEFKIFKEKVEFGDVVHAPPEFTTRPHKADASTTERPGRRNLLLDSFFKSKNNATENVSSGNTVDRSGKRKDLPVGERRQLEARQKEAISAYRMLKLKNNPPSL
- the LOC105685524 gene encoding BLOC-1-related complex subunit 5, producing the protein MGSEQSSHSVGLPGSDNDRTRTAQLRRGKSVPNREGLPEDTPPRCTSPGPSICSDSDLPYISYTVNRPIGDSPKMTNKQTQLQRGKSLGTQELSKKKSSLSAIGHRKTLSDKAHNIVVVKPAVSEPSADKDVDLVKLQNIPMFLPIMRGTLNLPPGVRDPEVLERLDPIGLFNLCARYQHHLNTNAQMVAAEQSALCTNIDAEVTKILSIAVERQKKFSKFAEQLNKVHDLSRQLNKCHMQLNQTLESLETLNNLLPVDERLEPFVWTTG